One Cucumis sativus cultivar 9930 chromosome 1, Cucumber_9930_V3, whole genome shotgun sequence DNA segment encodes these proteins:
- the LOC101204111 gene encoding uncharacterized protein LOC101204111 isoform X2, translated as MATALAALQFAFLSPAASKKIAYPFFSSSGRRNGVQFVGCVNASNPRNAQGGFDPDLRSVLELATNSELYELEQILFGPSYFSPLMKSITNRGQPDYAMIEEDLEERDGFISSLESRFLFLAADARSTLRGWRPSYRDVLLTVRKKLNVLCSTKLSSEDLEAEIFLHLLQEYASEESVRQANLEGTLQLGLDQWKVQTSAATDGASDLQSLILRGGSLITVVKMFQVFARTLSGKVFREAANYQIKKEIIKKGGQLAAANLESRIALLVAQKGLAGAASRYLGLRSMMTLLGPMLWGTFLADMVIQMMGTDYARILRAIYAFAQIRIMRTYRLPSSTSDQQSI; from the exons ATGGCGACTGCTCTGGCTGCGCTTCAATTCGCCTTCCTATCTCCTGCCGcttctaaaaaaattgcatatcCC TTTTTCAGCTCTTCTGGGCGTAGAAATGGCGTACAATTCGTGGGTTGTGTTAATGCTTCCAACCCAAGAAATGCTCAAG GTGGCTTTGACCCTGATTTGCGTTCTGTGCTTGAGCTGGCCACGAATTCTGAATTGTATGAGCTTGAGCAAATCCTTTTCGGTCCCAG TTACTTCAGCCCATTGATGAAATCGATTACAAACAGAGGCCAGCCTGACTATGCCATGATTGAAGAAGACCTTGAAGAGAGAGACGGATTTATTTCATCGCTCGAGTCTCGATTCTTGTTTCTAGCAGCCGATGCTCGGTCGACGTTAAG GGGTTGGAGACCATCTTATAGAGATGTCTTGCTTACAGTGAGAAAAAAGTTAAACGTTCTTTGCTCAACCAAGTTGTCATCTGAAGACCTTGAAGCAGAAatctttcttcatttgttaCAGGAATATGCAAG TGAAGAATCAGTAAGGCAGGCTAACCTTGAAGGTACTCTACAACTTGGACTTGATCAGTGGAAGGTGCAAACTTCAGCAGCTACAGATGGAGCATCTGACTTGCAATCCTTGATACTAAGG GGTGGTAGTTTGATAACTGTGGTTAAAATGTTTCAAgtg TTTGCTAGGACCTTATCTGGGAAGGTGTTCCGAGAAGCAGccaattatcaaattaaaaaggaaatcaTCAAAAAG GGTGGACAGTTAGCTGCAGCAAATCTTGAGTCAAGAATAGCCTTGCTTGTTGCCCAAAAG GGTCTTGCAGGTGCCGCTTCAAGGTATCTGGGTTTGAGAAGCATGATGACTTTGCTCGGCCCAAT GTTATGGGGAACATTTCTGGCGGATATGGTGATTCAGATGATGGGAACTGATTATGCTAGAATACTACGAGCAATTTATGCTTTTGCACAG ATTCGGATTATGCGCACGTATAGACTACCGTCGTCAACAAGTGACCAACAGAGTATATGA
- the LOC101204111 gene encoding uncharacterized protein LOC101204111 isoform X1, with protein sequence MATALAALQFAFLSPAASKKIAYPFFSSSGRRNGVQFVGCVNASNPRNAQGGFDPDLRSVLELATNSELYELEQILFGPSYFSPLMKSITNRGQPDYAMIEEDLEERDGFISSLESRFLFLAADARSTLRGWRPSYRDVLLTVRKKLNVLCSTKLSSEDLEAEIFLHLLQEYASEESVRQANLEGTLQLGLDQWKVQTSAATDGASDLQSLILRGGSLITVVKMFQVFARTLSGKVFREAANYQIKKEIIKKGGQLAAANLESRIALLVAQKGLAGAASRYLGLRSMMTLLGPMLWGTFLADMVIQMMGTDYARILRAIYAFAQNRSTTSSNYTLGSNNCKFLWNHRTKWTRRTIK encoded by the exons ATGGCGACTGCTCTGGCTGCGCTTCAATTCGCCTTCCTATCTCCTGCCGcttctaaaaaaattgcatatcCC TTTTTCAGCTCTTCTGGGCGTAGAAATGGCGTACAATTCGTGGGTTGTGTTAATGCTTCCAACCCAAGAAATGCTCAAG GTGGCTTTGACCCTGATTTGCGTTCTGTGCTTGAGCTGGCCACGAATTCTGAATTGTATGAGCTTGAGCAAATCCTTTTCGGTCCCAG TTACTTCAGCCCATTGATGAAATCGATTACAAACAGAGGCCAGCCTGACTATGCCATGATTGAAGAAGACCTTGAAGAGAGAGACGGATTTATTTCATCGCTCGAGTCTCGATTCTTGTTTCTAGCAGCCGATGCTCGGTCGACGTTAAG GGGTTGGAGACCATCTTATAGAGATGTCTTGCTTACAGTGAGAAAAAAGTTAAACGTTCTTTGCTCAACCAAGTTGTCATCTGAAGACCTTGAAGCAGAAatctttcttcatttgttaCAGGAATATGCAAG TGAAGAATCAGTAAGGCAGGCTAACCTTGAAGGTACTCTACAACTTGGACTTGATCAGTGGAAGGTGCAAACTTCAGCAGCTACAGATGGAGCATCTGACTTGCAATCCTTGATACTAAGG GGTGGTAGTTTGATAACTGTGGTTAAAATGTTTCAAgtg TTTGCTAGGACCTTATCTGGGAAGGTGTTCCGAGAAGCAGccaattatcaaattaaaaaggaaatcaTCAAAAAG GGTGGACAGTTAGCTGCAGCAAATCTTGAGTCAAGAATAGCCTTGCTTGTTGCCCAAAAG GGTCTTGCAGGTGCCGCTTCAAGGTATCTGGGTTTGAGAAGCATGATGACTTTGCTCGGCCCAAT GTTATGGGGAACATTTCTGGCGGATATGGTGATTCAGATGATGGGAACTGATTATGCTAGAATACTACGAGCAATTTATGCTTTTGCACAG AATAGGTCTACTACCAGTTCCAACTATACCTTGGGCTCCAACAATTGCAAGTTTCTATGGAATCATAGAACCAAGTGGACAAGGAGAACTATAAAGTAA